A region from the Vicia villosa cultivar HV-30 ecotype Madison, WI linkage group LG3, Vvil1.0, whole genome shotgun sequence genome encodes:
- the LOC131655323 gene encoding transcription factor HEC2-like — protein sequence MDCNNSQLKSSSSSSEEQIDMMLMMMMQLPEFSSPNNNNNTNEFPPSDQDFYTSPNPNNNTRPLADLIDNPPNPFPWSSSSSSSSSLPLQTTNNISFTNNNNSTTPLILQQPPLMFSDSHHTVANPNHYGASEKRTSMAAMREMIFRIAAMQPIYIDPESVKPPKRRNVKISKDPQSIAARHRRERISEKIRILQRMVPGGTKMDTASMLDEAIHYVKFLKTQLKTLQEHANNNRPVAGAGSAIGFPVSLPKPYQARNVDHYGD from the coding sequence ATGGACTGTAACAATAGCCAGTTAAAGTCATCCTCTTCATCCTCAGAGGAACAAATTgacatgatgttgatgatgatgatgcaacTCCCTGAATTCTCTTcacccaacaacaacaacaacaccaatgaATTTCCACCGTCAGATCAAGACTTCTATACTTCACCAAATCCTAACAATAACACACGCCCTCTTGCAGATTTAATCGATAACCCTCCAAATCCATTCCCATGGTCATCATCTTCGTCTTCGTCTTCATCACTACCCTTACAAACAACAAACAATATCTCTTTCactaacaacaacaactccactACTCCATTAATCCTCCAACAACCACCGTTAATGTTTTCGGATTCCCACCACACCGTTGCGAATCCGAATCATTACGGTGCATCTGAGAAGAGAACCTCGATGGCGGCGATGAGGGAGATGATATTCCGAATAGCAGCGATGCAACCGATTTACATAGACCCGGAATCAGTGAAACCGCCAAAGAGACGGAACGTGAAGATCTCGAAAGATCCTCAGAGTATCGCAGCTAGACACCGAAGAGAAAGAATAAGCGAGAAGATAAGAATACTTCAAAGAATGGTGCCGGGTGGAACGAAGATGGATACTGCATCAATGTTGGATGAAGCTATTCATTATGTGAAATTCCTCAAGACACAGTTGAAGACATTGCAGGAACATGCCAACAATAACAGACCAGTTGCTGGTGCAGGTTCAGCGATAGGGTTCCCTGTTTCATTGCCTAAGCCTTATCAAGCTCGTAATGTTGATCATTATGgtgattaa